The following coding sequences lie in one Heyndrickxia oleronia genomic window:
- a CDS encoding SDR family NAD(P)-dependent oxidoreductase, which translates to MSNDNQVAVVTGAGSGIGRATSIKLAGNGYKVVLVDFNPATGEETLNLIRNEGGECIFVKADVSNQDDVQAYVQKTVDKYGRIDVFFNNAGIIQKFAPFTTVELEEYERIMDINVKGVFLGMKYVIPIMLEQGRGSIINTASSAGIRPEHSIAVYSASKHAVIGSTKGAAIEYANKGIRINAVCPGGIVTPLFKSVGETLEKTGYVPEEMSPMRMGRHGEPDEVAEAVLFLASDKASFMSGSIVSVDGSLTV; encoded by the coding sequence ATGTCAAATGATAATCAAGTTGCCGTCGTTACAGGAGCAGGTAGTGGTATTGGTAGAGCTACAAGCATTAAATTAGCAGGTAATGGGTATAAAGTTGTTCTTGTAGATTTTAATCCAGCGACGGGAGAAGAAACACTTAACCTAATTCGTAATGAAGGAGGAGAATGTATTTTCGTCAAAGCGGATGTTTCAAATCAAGATGATGTACAAGCCTATGTACAAAAAACTGTTGATAAATATGGCCGTATTGATGTATTTTTCAATAATGCTGGTATCATTCAAAAATTTGCACCGTTTACAACTGTTGAATTAGAGGAATATGAGAGAATTATGGATATTAATGTAAAGGGTGTATTTCTTGGTATGAAATATGTGATCCCTATAATGCTTGAACAAGGGAGGGGCTCAATTATTAATACGGCATCATCTGCAGGAATTCGTCCAGAACACAGTATTGCAGTTTATTCTGCAAGTAAGCATGCGGTTATTGGATCAACAAAGGGAGCAGCAATTGAATATGCAAATAAGGGAATTCGAATTAATGCAGTATGTCCAGGTGGAATCGTAACACCATTATTTAAAAGTGTAGGAGAAACATTAGAAAAAACAGGATATGTTCCTGAAGAAATGTCGCCAATGCGCATGGGACGTCATGGTGAACCTGATGAGGTAGCAGAAGCTGTTTTATTCCTAGCTTCTGATAAAGCTAGCTTTATGTCAGGCTCTATCGTATCAGTAGATGGTAGTTTAACTGTATAG